One Thermococcus sp. EP1 DNA window includes the following coding sequences:
- a CDS encoding carbon-nitrogen hydrolase family protein gives MRVALIPMRVKVNDFETNWQEFKQRFKEALEYNPDILVFPEYCLTGFEEWDFSGAKLYGEIVNRVSKLAKENSVYVIFGLLEPYKNCIYNSALLINREGEVILKHRKFQEPMKFCTGNTVKTAWTEFGKLAIIICGDLYNKRIAKWIKRKRPDYIFIPMDRSPWGDFNLEEEIKCMSGRVKLLGVKTFIVNSYSHCDSFGGAWIFDENGDLLAQSTGDNILVFEYFFKSNRLERNIAQT, from the coding sequence ATGAGGGTCGCTCTAATCCCGATGAGGGTTAAAGTCAACGACTTTGAAACAAACTGGCAGGAGTTTAAACAAAGATTTAAAGAAGCTTTGGAATACAATCCTGACATCCTAGTTTTCCCCGAGTACTGCCTTACAGGCTTTGAGGAGTGGGACTTTAGCGGAGCGAAGCTTTATGGTGAAATCGTCAATAGGGTCAGCAAACTTGCAAAGGAGAACTCAGTTTATGTGATCTTCGGCCTCCTTGAACCCTACAAAAACTGCATCTATAACTCTGCCCTTTTAATAAACCGTGAAGGAGAGGTAATTCTCAAGCACCGCAAATTTCAAGAACCTATGAAATTTTGCACTGGCAACACAGTAAAAACTGCTTGGACAGAGTTTGGAAAGCTCGCCATAATTATCTGTGGTGATCTCTACAACAAGCGTATAGCCAAATGGATTAAGCGCAAAAGACCCGACTATATTTTTATACCAATGGATCGTTCTCCATGGGGCGATTTTAATTTAGAAGAAGAAATCAAATGCATGAGTGGAAGGGTTAAACTGTTGGGTGTTAAGACATTTATAGTGAATTCCTACTCCCACTGTGACAGTTTCGGCGGTGCATGGATCTTTGATGAAAATGGAGATCTTTTAGCTCAGAGTACTGGAGATAACATCCTAGTTTTTGAGTATTTCTTCAAGTCCAATCGTTTAGAACGAAATATAGCTCAGACATAG